GGAGTCTAGACGAATCGCCAGGTGGAGAGCGGGTTCGAAACATTTTGACGTCGCGTTCAGGTCAACTTTGTGattcagtaaataatttatcaggcGGAAGTCGTGCTTTCTTATCGCCAGTTGTAAAATCGATGGATTTTCATCAGAATCACCTGGATATCTTGTGTTGACGCTCATTGATCCCTGGAGAATTTTTTCACGCACTTGGTGGTAAATTAAACTGAATGGTAAAACTTTAACTGATGACATTTTCGTAgttttcttgataattttttttttgactcaattCTGGTTCGTTggttttggaattttttttactgtaaattataTATGTCATATATATGGAGTCATAAATTTGTAGGtcttcttgaaaaatttttaaaaatattattgcgCATGtcgttgaaattttattttactcacgATTTcttggttttaaaaatttgaaaattttctggtGTCTGCGCTTTTGATATCAAGAAATTGACGAAACTTTAACTGATACCATTTTCGTAgttttcttgataatttttttttgactcaattCTGGTTCGTtagttttggaattttttttactgtataatATATGTCATATATATGGAGTCATAAATTTGTAGGTCAagttcttgaaaaatttttaaaaatattattgcgCATGTCGATGAAATTTTACTTACGATTTcttggttttaaaaatttgaaaattttctggtCTGCGCTTTTGATATCAAGAAATTGACGGATTCTCCAACGGATCTATTGCAAAAAAACGTGGGCAGAAtttctatggatttttttttgtagtttatcgttttttgaaaagtagaaaaattatttgacgtccGGGAATTTTGGTGTCATTGTaattgatgattattattgatgatattgttaatattaattatatagttAACCTACAAAAATTACGAACAGTAATTGCGCACATTTTTGATGTTTCATTGacttttactgtaaaaaaataattaattaattaaataatggcTTTAATGAGTAAAATAGtagatttcaaattaataattcaaatttacctgataaaaaatcaaaaatttatttcactgcacattttttgaaaacaactTGAAGTTGCTTACGACACAAATGACCTAGATCACAGATTGAATTCCTTGTCTACCAATCGTAGATCTAAAAGAATGTTGGatgttttcaaattcaaataaaaggCGCGAAAATAAGCATAATTTGAAATgagtaaagttagcagacatttgaaattaaaaaaattttttttaacagataaataatgaaaaaaaaatatttctaaaaaaatgcacatgttggaaatttcataaacgatacgtgcaatttttcaaaatattttttttaacatttatttttatgagtgtgaatgtagcagacatcagaaaaatttaaaattgttaataaatcatgatactgaagttagcagacgtctaataattttttgatttttttttagacgataaaccagaagaaaaaaaaattttgtaaaaattgcacctgtagtttttaaaattttctacatgtgcatatttttagttttttttttcttcaaatttaattgttcaaaaaaaaaatccaaaaattttgaattctgctaacttcaggatcataataaatcgagtaaatgatgaataaaataaaatttaaaaaaaattcgcatttaaaaaattttgaaattaatgagtgcattttttataaatattttttttttaattatttactttatttatttgtcgttttaaatttgtctgatgtctgctacttcacactcgtttatttttttgttaaaaagaattaaaaaatttttaaatgtctgctaattttattgtcattaatttGAAGCCAAtcaatactcaaaaaaaaaatttggtgatgGGTCGATCCCTCAGAGGTCCACTTTTGTGTTGTGAGCTGCtatccctggtggaaatttttctgacttttctctgaaaaactctgaaaaagtctttagaactttggaaaagtctttagaactttagaatTGAGTTTTGCAGagaaaattacgaaaaatttacggtactgaagttagccgacgatttataatttttggtttttttttatgatactgaagttagcagacatctaataattttttggatttttttttagacgataaaccagaagaaaaaaaatatttgaaaagattgcacctgtagttttttaaattttctagatgtgcatatttttagttttttttttcttcaaatttaattgttcaaaaaaaaaatcaaaaaattttgaattgtctgctaacttcaggatcattttttttaatgtgataaataataaaaaaaacaaaatttgaaaaaattgcacctgtagtttattaaattttcttcatgtgcatttttttggaattttcttttttttgttcttaattggtcaaaaaaaatttgaaaatttataattgtctgctaacttcaggatcataaaaatttccaccGGGGATGAAATGCTGTAGTGGATCTGGGgctgagtaaaaatttttttttaccatgaattgaatttattttacttattttcatGCCCACGGATGAACTAGAATTGATTTCAAGTCAATTGAtccccgaaaaaaaaattcgctgCTGAGCTACTGTGCGCATTTTTTCTTGCGCATGCGCAGATTCTACCAATTGGTAGTGGGGGTATTCCGAAGTTCTGTCTCTCTCTGGCACAAGTttgtgtttataaatttttttttaaataaattttatatttcaaaatataaatttttttttaattcggtgaaattgaaaaaaaaattgaagtaacaaattaataaaataaaaatatattttgtatacatttgtatatattttaggtTGTGTAACATTTTTTCGGGTAATTTCATGTATTACATCAACGTGGGTAAATTTGCTggtaaattttagtaaaaaaattgtgatactgaagtcagctgacgtctaataatttttggatttttttttagtggataaattataagaaaaaaaatatttgaaaaaattgcacccgtagattttttaattttctacatgtgcatttttttagtttttttttttctaatttatttgttgaaaaaataaaatccaaaaattcgaaattgtCCAcaaacttcaggatcataaaaattcTAGTACTCAAaaatgatcaatttttttttttttcaggaattATTAATGGAATTGCTGTAATTTTAGTGGGAAATaattgaagtttaaaaatattcttgaggtataaaattattttgacagCCAAAGTCACTCAGGTTGATGTCACGtgcgataaaaaattaacgaaatttgaaaatttaaattagatgGAGTCAAAAAGAAGATTACCAAAGCCGGTTGGAAacaataaaacttataaattttttatcgctgGATTTTTGACAATACTCAGTTGCGCACTTTACCCAGCGATTATTTCCCCAATGTTTAATCCCGAGCCATGGAGtaagtaaacaaaaaatatatataataataatttacactaGGTCTAAAAAAAGTCcagtgaatttgaatttttaaaaatccccATTTACTCTGGtcgataatttgaattttaaaataaactcccgggtttttttcactcaaagagaatcaaataaaaagtaaactgGATCTACtctcaattttttatcgtaattaataattattattttttttatttttattttacagaaGAGTACAGAGAAAAATTAAACGCTCAGAACCACGACGCGGGAAAACGAGactaatttgtaaataatttaaaaaaaaggagtgatttaaaaaatgtactgtaattaataaaaatgtttatttatgttaattaaaatattttattattcaatataaatatagactatatacattattttgtagacataaatttacttatttttaaaatttattaatgtgattttgttttttttagaatggcattttgttaaattgttttttgttcTTCAAAGTTCATTGTCATCACAAACATCAAGAAAAACATCAAATGCTTCGCGATTACAATTACCTTCAGATGTAAATACATACTTGTGAAATGTACCATCTACACAGACagctgaaaaaataattataattaggattaattttaaaaattcaatattaattttatggtaaaagttaatattaataatttaaaatatacgaGTCCTATTAATTCCAATTAGACATCAATCGGAATACTTATGGAgaccctatcaaaaaaatctatatgggaatccagcctAGATCCTGATATCGATTCTCACATAGGTTCCTATGGAAATTCACACCATGTGAAATTCATAGAAAAATCTAGTTTGAATTTCCATGTGAATTTTTACGATGacttcccatagaaatttgtCCTTTGTCGGAATTCTTATGGGAAGTCATCGTAAAAATTCACATGGAAATTCATACTAGGTTTCTTTATGGATTTTACATGGTGTGAATTTTTATAGTGATCCATGTGAGAATCGATATCGAGATCTAGGCTGGATTCCCATAAGAATTCCGACAAGGTGCAAATTCCCATGGGAAGTCATCGTAAAAATTCACATGGAAATTCATACTAGATTTTCCTATGGATTTCACATGGCGTGAATTCCCATAGAGACCCATGTGAGAATCAATATGGGAATTCAGCGTCGATCCCGATATCGATTCTCACATGGGTCCCTATGGAAATTCACACCATGTGAAATTCATAGAAAAATCTAGTCTGAATTTCCATGTGAATTTTTACGATGacttcccatagaaatttgtCCTTTGTCGGAATTCTTATGGGAAGTCATCGTAAAAATTCACATGGAAATCCAGACTAGATTTTTCTATAGATTTCACATGGTGAGAATTCTCATAGGGACCCATGTGAGAATCGATATGGGAATTCAGCGTCAATCCCGATATCGATTCTCACATGGGTTCCCATGGAAATTCACACCATGTGAAATCCATAGGAAAATCTAGTATGAATTTCCATGTGAATATTTACGGTGACTTTCCATATGAATTCGGACAAAGGacaaatttctatgggaaatCATCGTAAAAATTCACATGGAAATTCATACTAGATTTTCCTATAGATTTCACATGGTGTGAATTTCCATAGGAACCCATGTGAGAATCGATATGGGAATTCAGCGTCAATCCCGATATCGATTCTCACATGGGTTCCCATGGAAATTCACACCATGTGAAATCCATAGGAAAATCTAGTATGAATTTCcatgtgaatttttattatgacttCCCATAGGAATTCGGACAAAGGacaaatttctatgggaaatCATCGTAAAAATTCACATGGAAATTCATACTAGATTTTCCTATAGATTTCACATGGTGTGAATTTCCATAGGAACCCATGTGAGAATCGATATGGGAATTCAGCGTCAATCCCGATATCGATTCTCACATGGGTTCCCATGGAAATTCACACCATGTGAAATCCATAGGAAAATCTAGTATGAATTTCCATGTGAATATTTACGGTGACTTTCCATATGAATTCGGACAAAGGacaaatttctatgggaaatCATCGTAAAAATTCACATGGAAATTCATACTAGATTTTCCTATAGATTTCACATGGTGTGAATTTCCATAGGAACCCATGTAAGAATCGATATGGGAATTCAGCGTCAATCCCGATATCGATTCTCACATGGATCCCTATAAAAATTCACACCATGTAAAATCCATAAAGAAACCTAGTATGAATTCCCGTGTGAATTTCTACGATTACTTCCCATAGGAATTAGCACCTCGTCGGAATTCTTATGGGAATCCAGCCTAGATCCTGATATCGATTCTCACATGGATCCCTATAAAAATTCACACCATGTAAAATCCATAGGAAAATCTAGTATGAATTTCCATGTGAGTTTTTACGATGACTTCCCATGGGAATTTGCACCTTGTCGGAATTCTTATGGGAATCCAGCCTAGATCCTGATATCAATTCTCACATGGATCCCTATAAAAATTCACACCATGTAAAATCCATAAAGAAACCTAGTATGAATTCCCGTGTGAATTTCTACGATTACTTCCCATAGGAATTAGCACCTTGTCGGAATTCTTATGGGAATCCAGCCTAAATCCTGATATCGATTCTCACATGGATCCCTATAAAAATTCACACCATGTAAAATCCATAGGAAAATCTAGTATGGATTTCCatgaagatttttattatgacTTCCCATAGGAATTCGCACTGTCAGGATTCTTATGGGAATCTAGTATTCGCAtgtgaatttttcatattaattccTATCGATTCTCATAGAAATTCGCACTTTCCTATTTGGATTTCTATGCAATCCCACATGGATTTCTTTTAGAGAGCGCACTCTAGTTTTAATCGGAATCActcagaaaaatttgaaaacttacaatagtaattgtaattaaaatttttcataaaaatatgagtaCAAGTACTCAGATCTCAAGCTTATCACGGAGCGACTCTGATCATAACGAGAGCGCATCTCTCGATCTTTCCAATTGACTTTCAATTGGAATTTTAACTTCCGGtattacttaataattaaaaaaaaaaagtaaatgaataaattaccaATTACTGAATTACGTGATCCGAATGCACACACACATGCGCACTCAGGTGGTACCGTAAATGTTGCCAGGGCCCATTGACTTTCGACATAATTACCAAGAAATCTCATTTTTGAAAACCTAAAAGAtatcattcaaaaaattactcatcACTAcacaattgtaattaaataaaatcattttttttaattactcacgTAGACCGGCGATTTAAATGAGTATCTTTTAATGCGAAAATGTGGACAGTGCCTTTATCACTGGACATGCACAGAAATTCGGAATCTCTACTAAACGTTATactgaaaagtaaaaagtttttaataaaaatttgggtgaaaattggatttaaaaattaccaataaagTGTAGCAGGATCAGCACCGCGTCTTAGTTCAACCAACAAGTGTCTTCTTACACTATCCCATACACGCACAAGTGTACCCTGAGCTGATGCCGTGGCCACCATTGTGCCATTTGGATTAACGGCTAAACAAGCCAGTGGTccctgtaattaattatttttattttaaaaataatgatatatattagggtgatccaaaaaataacaaattttttttttttcttccaaacaggttcaaaagtttcatttagataaaaaaagacgcctgtgaaaattacagctcttaatattaacattaagagttTCCTCaacgcacttttctattttccataagaataacatgggaaaaattttttttacgtcttctgatttttataagtagctaacgatgcgtcatagaaataattgtcaggcatatttttgtagggaattgaatgctctacaaaaaaagattcttatcattttttgataaatctatttgttcaaaagttatttgaggttgaagtcgaattcatattaaattttgagattttctacttttccggcgaaactatcagacttattacaaaataccattggaccttttttgtagacaattttattccctagaagttatttctaataaagttttttcgaattccccatttttttctagttatttttattttaatgtcaagctcttaaaatcgatcagaagactattttctTATGAGCatgtcattaaaataaaaataactagaaaacaatgcggaattcgaaaaaactttattagaaataacttttagggaataaaattgtctacaaaaaaggtccaatgatattttgtaataagtctgatagtttcgccgaaaaagtaagaaaatctcaaaatttaatatgaattcgacttcaacctcaaataacttttgaacaactagattcctcaaaaaatgataagaatctttttttgtagagcattcaattccctacaaaaatatgtctgccaattatttctatgacgcatcgttagctacttataaaaatcagaagacgtaaaaaaaattttttccatgttattcttatggaaaatagaaaagtgcgttgaggaacctcttaatcttaatattaagagctctaattttcacaggcgtctttttttatctaaatgaaacttttgaacctgtttggaagaaaaaaaaaaaagtttgttattttttggatcaccctaatatatatattttgtatttataatttacttgatGTGCAGCAAGTGTTGCTGGTGCTGATGAACTGCCAGCTTCAGTAGCAGCCAAATCAACCAGCTGTACACTCCCCAATTTATGACCAGGAAATGCTAACAATTGTTTGTGCGCAGTCCCCAATGTCGCGACTTCAATTAGACCTTTTGGATTGTCACGTGTTTCGAGAGTCAACAATCGTCTTGTAGGAAATGGGAATGAAAAGACGTGAATTTCACGTTGCAGTGCAACaattaatctaaaaaaaagttatcaaaattaataattgaatgaaTAGTTTATCGGAGGAAACTTACTTGTCACGACGTAACCGTACGGCTTTTATTGGACTGGTGAATGTGATTTCCATGACGAATTTCTTGACGACGTCATCGTAAATTAGGACAGTGTTATCAGCAAACTTTGGCCTTGTTCCTCCCCCGACGACGGCTATTATGTTTGTTCGCCATAACATTTCTCCGATTGCTATACTGCCCATCAGGTCGTTTTCAAAGTGGGCCTTTTCGACCAATGGCTCGACGTTGTAAACTCTCAAGCCAGACTCCATGCAACAGGTGAAACATCCTTGGtatcataaaaatacataattagtaatttagatcatttttaatttccattgataaagaaatttagttttttttttttcagagggcgaataaaaaaaaattgatgtcacagttgaattagtgataaaatttcctgttatttgagtacccacatcaatatattttgataaagtCATTTTTGGCCATCAACTCGCGGTTAATTCGCGGATGGTCATCAAATAAatgactttatttaaatatatcgatgtgggtactcgtttTACAGGGAATTTTGtctactttaagaaaatgaaatttattttttgaaaaaaaattttgtatgtaAATTACgcagtaaatattaaatttttggatttaataaatactcaGTAATTAAATACCTAGTGTACggtcattgaaaattaattttaaaaaatttacatcaacagaattatttttgatttataaaaaaaatttttgaactcagAATATTGAGCAGGTCAACTACTGGGTCACTAAAGTAATTATtgactaaaattttgtatttaccTTGATCTTGGTTAAAccgtaaattaataatacctCGTCCAGCAgccattttataaatatttatatctcaTATAAATATcgatcatttatttatataaataataatgattattattattattaatgacgattattttatttttaataaattcttggTTCCTGTTCGCATTACAACGTACAATTTTTCGACtcctttgtttatttttttatatataaatatcacataaacatatatatatatgtgtgtatacatatatatattttcactgCAAGAATGAAGTTATTCTGCCATCTATACATTTTCTAAAGTATTTTCTACTTtaccaacaaaataaaaaaaaatttacaaattttttaaataaaaaatttcaaaaaatccgCGCAATTTTTCAGTCATCAAAATtcgcattttatttttatttatttactcaaaaattttaaaattgtcatcCTGaacacaattaaaaattttcctttttttctacaaataaaaaaaaactaaaaaatgcacgcaaaattttttgacattttttttctaatatcgttttttaaaaatcaaaaaataaatttgacgtcagatAACTTCAGACGAGTGTCAGTGTAATGACAGTTGacagtttttcaaattccataaaaaaaactgtcagtaaaataaaaataaaaaacgcgcttagaaaagtgaaaaattcaCACGcgtgtttttcaaaaaaatttaattgtttaaaatttaaaaattgtcatcctgaacacaattaaaaattttcctttttttctacaaataaaaaaaaactaaaaaatgcacgcaaaattttttgacattttttttctaatatcgtttttcaaaaatcaaaaaataaatttgacgtcagctaacttcagacGAGTGTCATTGTAATGGCAGTTGACAGTTTTTGaaattccataaaaaaaaaaaactgtcagtaaaataaaaattaaaaacgcgcttagaaaagtgaaaaattcatacgcgcgtttttcaaaaaaaatttaattgtttaaaatttaaaaattgtcatccTGAacacaattcaaaattttcctttttttctacaaataaaaaaaaactaaaaaatgcacgcaaaattttttgacattttttttctaatatcgtttttcaaaaatcaaaaaataaatttgacgtcagctaacttcagacGAGTGTCATTGTAATGGCAGTTGACAGTTTTTGaaattccataaaaaaaaaactgtcagtaaaataaaaattaaaaacgcgcttagaaaaatgaaaaattcattcgcgcgtttttcaaaaaaaatttaaatgtttaaaatttaaaaatcgtcggacatctgctacattcacttcagtcattaaaaattagCAGTTGTCgctgcattcacactcatatatatatatatatatatatatatatatatatatatatatatatatatatatatgtatgtatagcaAAATATACTCAATAAAATGAGTACagtttaacagtttaatatatacagtatataaatatatattacgtATTGTGCGTATGAGTTAAAAATCATACGAACTTTAAGTTAATAAACTTATTGcgttttattattcataataccattgtaataataataataacacttattattattattattatttatcataacgtaagtaaatacaataataataataatcatatatttatttatatatttaatataaataacgtCGCAATATATGACCTGTAATACTCAAccctttattattattatcattattttatcataaatatatttatatatatatatatatattttatacgtcatatatatatatatatatgacaccCACACCCGACCTTTGAactcaaactttttttaaaaaattcaaaaattattttatttaaatttccctcttgaaatttaaaaaatttgttgtttcaattgtttatatatttttgatactaaaaatatatgataaatatttataagtatttttgaaaaaaaatttatatagaattttttaaaatttttagtgactgcttatatttgatatatttatttattaattaatgtgctttagaattattattaattctaattCTAGGCTATCAATAGGTCATGAACagtacgtaatttatttatatatgtacgtacgtttcatattttatttttttttcataaatatttatcttttttttttattattaataataatggatACTTATTTCTTTgtactttaaatttataggGATAATTAGAGTATGGTCAAGTCTTtttggacaaataattttgaatttattggtgataataaaaataaaataaacatttgttttaaaaatatttttaatttgagtgATTGTTTTAacgataatataaataataaaaaaataaaatgccaCCGAAACAAAGGAAAATAGCAATTATGGGATATAGATCTGTTGGTAAATCCTCATTGAGTATACAGTTTGTTGAAGGACAGTTTGTTGATTCTTATGATCCAACAATTGAAAATAGTAAGtctactttttatttttttttattttattatctggTATTTTTACGGTTTTATGACAACTGATCTCTGATAACTGATCCCACGACATTTGCAAGcagaatttttatgataacaCGGAgtatttcttctttttttttttttttttgtagactcGGAGATTATTCTcgtattttttacaattgcaTGTCAACTGATCccatgacaactgatcccacGACATTTATAatctaaaatatcaaaattatatctaagatttttttttatgtaaacagaaaaatttctGGTATTTTTTACGATTCAATATCAACTGATCCCACGACAACTGATCccatgacaactgatcccacTATATTtctaagtaaaatttttatgataacacggagtatttttttttttgtagactcAGACATtgttctaatattttttatgattccaTATCAACTGATCCCATGACAACTGACCCCACAATAACTGATCccatgacaactgatcccacgatatttataatctaaaatatcaaaatcatatctaagacttttttttatgtaaacagaaaaatttctGGTACTTTTTACGATTCCATATCAATTGATCCCACGACGACTGATCCCCTGACAACTGATCCCACTATATTtctaagtaaaatttttatgataacacggagtatttctttcttttttttttttgtagactcAGACATtgttctaatattttttatgattccaTATCAACTGATCCCATGACAACTGACCCCACGATAACTGATCccatgacaactgatcccacgatatttataatctaaaatatcaaaattatatctaagatttttttttatgtaaacagaaaaatttctGGTATTTTTTACGATTCCATATCAACTGATCCCACGACAACTGATCCCACTATATTtctaagtaaaatttttatgataacaCGGAGTTTTTCCTTTTTGTTTTGTAGACTCAGacatttttctcttattttttacaattccATATTAACTGATCCCATGACAATTGATCCCAACACACTTGAATTCCACAGATCAGGATATCATttctttgtatatattttggtTGTCTATATTACGGGATCACTTATCATGGGATCAATTAACGGCGCACTATTTTTtacacaataaatttaattactattccGGTTTCTACGTAAACTAAtgtatgataattaaaattacagcATTTACTAAAAATACTCGGGTAAATAGTCAAGATTATGAAGTTAAATTAGTTGATACAGCTGGTCAAGATGAGTATAGTATATTTCCAACTCAATATTCCATGGATATACACGGATACGTTTTAGTTTATAGTATAACAAGTGCTAAAAGTTTCGAAGttgtacaaataatttatgataaattattggaTATCACTGGAAAAAATCAGTaagttatttttgtaaaacttaTCAGCAAATTATTGACactaggttttttttttttatcataattagagttgatattctaattttttgtatacattgcctttatatttttacttacaa
The DNA window shown above is from Microplitis mediator isolate UGA2020A chromosome 1, iyMicMedi2.1, whole genome shotgun sequence and carries:
- the LOC130672482 gene encoding WD repeat domain phosphoinositide-interacting protein 4-like — encoded protein: MAAGRGIINLRFNQDQGCFTCCMESGLRVYNVEPLVEKAHFENDLMGSIAIGEMLWRTNIIAVVGGGTRPKFADNTVLIYDDVVKKFVMEITFTSPIKAVRLRRDKLIVALQREIHVFSFPFPTRRLLTLETRDNPKGLIEVATLGTAHKQLLAFPGHKLGSVQLVDLAATEAGSSSAPATLAAHQGPLACLAVNPNGTMVATASAQGTLVRVWDSVRRHLLVELRRGADPATLYCITFSRDSEFLCMSSDKGTVHIFALKDTHLNRRSTFSKMRFLGNYVESQWALATFTVPPECACVCAFGSRNSVIAVCVDGTFHKYVFTSEGNCNREAFDVFLDVCDDNEL
- the LOC130674362 gene encoding GTP-binding protein Rheb homolog; this encodes MPPKQRKIAIMGYRSVGKSSLSIQFVEGQFVDSYDPTIENTFTKNTRVNSQDYEVKLVDTAGQDEYSIFPTQYSMDIHGYVLVYSITSAKSFEVVQIIYDKLLDITGKNHVPIVLVGNKTDLYVDRMVTTEQGKKLADSWQAVFLETSAKQNESVADIFHTLLMEIEKADGNVQEKSNCLIS